A genomic window from Punica granatum isolate Tunisia-2019 chromosome 2, ASM765513v2, whole genome shotgun sequence includes:
- the LOC116193920 gene encoding uncharacterized protein LOC116193920, giving the protein MSSIKLFFVLILATALDSIVATRSAALFSTTASLSNSKAYAPTAKLTPSIVYILVDNSTSLGNSRFEKEIGDNGVDILSSASEYILDTLYHGRKPQDVKDYSKVVAVIESLNQDGIRWSPTTAASTVRNEICLNSDYIQHFNGDIRYEFTGIMYQESKHIWQWNGNGTAPAGLINGMAGYLRLKAGWPSVSWERQGSGNQWDEGYHVTAYFLEYCNSIKDGFVAELNAMIRDHYGNDFFVTILGKSVDEPYGSTTSYEGPTPAPTPGS; this is encoded by the coding sequence ATGTCTTCGATAAAGCTCTTCTTTGTTCTCATTCTTGCCACTGCTCTCGATTCCATCGTGGCAACTCGATCAGCAGCACTCTTCAGCACTACTGCCAGTCTGAGCAATAGCAAAGCCTATGCTCCTACTGCGAAGCTGACCCCATCAATCGTCTACATACTCGTAGACAACTCAACAAGCCTTGGAAACAGCCGGTTTGAGAAGGAAATCGGCGATAATGGCGTGGACATATTGTCATCTGCCAGTGAGTACATCCTAGATACCCTGTACCATGGACGGAAGCCGCAAGATGTGAAGGACTACTCGAAGGTTGTAGCAGTCATTGAGAGCTTGAACCAGGACGGGATCAGATGGTCTCCCACCACAGCGGCCAGTACGGTAAGAAACGAAATCTGCCTGAACTCCGACTATATCCAACACTTCAACGGAGACATCAGGTATGAATTTACTGGAATTATGTATCAAGAGAGCAAACACATTTGGCAGTGGAACGGGAATGGGACGGCTCCAGCTGGGCTTATCAATGGCATGGCTGGTTATCTGAGGTTGAAGGCGGGTTGGCCCTCCGTGAGCTGGGAGAGGCAAGGGTCAGGTAACCAGTGGGACGAGGGTTACCATGTCACAGCCTACTTCCTGGAATACTGCAACTCGATCAAAGACGGATTTGTGGCAGAATTGAATGCCATGATAAGGGATCACTACGGCAATGACTTCTTCGTGACCATACTTGGGAAGAGTGTTGATGAACCATATGGATCGACTACAAGCTATGAGGGTCCTACACCGGCACCAACCCCAGGATCCTAA